One Candidatus Zixiibacteriota bacterium genomic region harbors:
- the coaE gene encoding dephospho-CoA kinase (Dephospho-CoA kinase (CoaE) performs the final step in coenzyme A biosynthesis.), which yields MLLGLTGRIGTGKSEVARILKQFGALVISADAIGKAVVDNKPAVLKKLVRGFGEGIIDKKGKLNRRKLGRLALANEESRRRLNEIVHPFLLRELDHQAKISLKRNRIVVVDAALLIDWGWQKKVDKVILVQAPDRICLERLLKKGYSVAEARARLGSQLPDSVLKEHADIIISNSKSLDVLQVKVKRAMQRLL from the coding sequence ATGTTGCTGGGATTGACCGGAAGAATCGGAACCGGGAAAAGCGAAGTAGCCAGAATTTTGAAGCAGTTTGGCGCATTAGTGATTTCGGCCGATGCCATCGGCAAAGCGGTCGTAGATAATAAGCCGGCTGTACTCAAGAAACTGGTGCGCGGATTTGGCGAAGGGATAATAGATAAAAAAGGAAAATTGAACCGTCGTAAATTGGGACGTCTGGCTCTGGCTAATGAAGAAAGCCGACGACGGCTCAATGAGATTGTCCATCCCTTTCTACTGAGAGAACTTGACCATCAGGCTAAAATCTCATTGAAACGCAATAGAATAGTGGTTGTAGATGCCGCTTTGCTCATCGATTGGGGATGGCAGAAGAAAGTCGATAAAGTTATTCTGGTCCAGGCTCCGGATCGCATATGCCTTGAGCGGCTTCTTAAGAAGGGATATTCGGTTGCTGAGGCCCGGGCAAGATTAGGTTCGCAGCTGCCTGATTCTGTTTTGAAGGAACATGCCGACATTATCATATCCAATAGCAAATCCCTTGATGTTCTGCAGGTTAAGGTCAAGCGGGCGATGCAGCGTCTGCTCTGA